A window from Zetaproteobacteria bacterium encodes these proteins:
- the mdh gene encoding malate dehydrogenase, whose translation MSHRYFPRRKLTVVGSGNVGATAAFLAAHKELGDVVLLDVVDGVPQGKALDMDEAAPILGYDVRITGTQEYAETAGSDLVIITAGVARRPGMSREDLLSTNVRIVADVTRKIVAHSPDCIILVVTNPLDAMVYTAHKVSGFPRERVLGMAGVLDAARMRAFIAERLQVSIGVVSALVLGGHGDTMVPLPRYSTVAGVPITQLLPETEITAICRRTAQGGAEIVKLLKTGSAFYAPGAAVVEMAEAILRDKHRVLPCAARLEGEYGIDGYYMGVPCKLGGSGLESVLELELHPDEEAALRRSLESVRKQIAEVEALGVV comes from the coding sequence ATGAGCCATCGCTACTTCCCCCGCCGCAAGCTGACCGTGGTCGGCTCGGGCAATGTGGGGGCCACCGCCGCCTTCCTCGCCGCCCACAAGGAGCTGGGCGACGTGGTGCTGCTCGATGTGGTCGACGGCGTACCGCAGGGCAAGGCGCTGGACATGGACGAGGCCGCGCCGATCCTGGGCTACGACGTCCGCATCACCGGCACCCAGGAGTATGCCGAGACCGCCGGCTCCGACCTGGTGATCATCACCGCCGGCGTCGCGCGCAGGCCGGGCATGAGTCGGGAGGATCTGCTCTCGACCAATGTACGCATCGTCGCCGATGTGACGCGCAAGATCGTGGCCCACTCGCCCGACTGCATCATCCTGGTGGTGACCAACCCGCTCGACGCCATGGTCTACACCGCCCACAAGGTCTCCGGCTTTCCGCGCGAGCGGGTGCTGGGCATGGCCGGCGTGCTCGACGCCGCCCGCATGCGCGCCTTCATCGCCGAGCGGCTGCAGGTCTCGATCGGCGTGGTCTCCGCGCTGGTCCTCGGCGGCCATGGCGACACCATGGTGCCGCTGCCGCGCTACTCGACCGTGGCCGGCGTGCCGATCACCCAGCTGCTGCCCGAAACGGAGATCACGGCGATCTGCCGGCGCACCGCGCAGGGCGGCGCGGAGATCGTCAAGCTGCTCAAGACCGGCTCGGCCTTCTACGCCCCGGGGGCGGCGGTGGTCGAGATGGCCGAGGCGATCCTGCGCGACAAACACCGCGTGCTCCCCTGCGCCGCCCGGCTGGAGGGAGAGTACGGCATCGACGGCTACTACATGGGGGTGCCGTGCAAGCTGGGCGGCAGCGGGCTGGAATCGGTGCTGGAGCTGGAGCTCCATCCCGATGAGGAGGCGGCGCTGCGCCGCTCCCTGGAATCGGTACGCAAACAGATCGCCGAGGTGGAGGCGCTCGGCGTGGTCTAA
- a CDS encoding protein BatD, translating to MPTASSSSPPCRWSASTAATTTSSSRSIPAAASPICVSPAPTSEASPASDRRGSRVLTSTGGVVEAVIRAGALSLLALAAALLFAVPAGAAVLASLDHTTVAAGDSVQLTLSSDGGDGDPDFTPLERDFDILARSQSSQFRFVNGRVTSSKSWQLTLMPKHSGKLTIPPIAVGGARSNALTLTVLPPGSSPSAPNGRGGTGGGAAAAQQDRPLFVEAAVQPRQVRVQQQLLYTVRIFRAVNLSQAQLSEPDVPHAVVVRLGEDRSYQTVRGGRRYLVTERRYAIFPQQRGKLTVPPLRLDGRIGVGGMSLFDPFNSLGQVVRRFSNPVTVTVEGIPATWPGGAWLPARAVTLEQHLSDGPYRVGEPITRSVTLHADGLTAAQLPQLLGDPLPGGLKRYPDQPQTSDAKGADGVRGTRRDKEAIIPLHGGDFTLPAIDIAWWNSDAQRVEHARLPERTIHVVGTPAAVGGGAGTTAAAGASPSTAVTPAGHAQQQQGEQPAKAQAAAGSVGHPRGANGAAGRLRRWQAAALLFALAWLGTLGLWWRTRRRLVEGSAGEAPEVVAPADGEAVLRRRIERALDRGDAASLVADLAAWRRWWRARGVDPSERVPELTREIEALHRHRYGAEGEDGSWRADGLRAAFAAACAALDGMKKGGDAPLPPLYRDDPAVVNSLD from the coding sequence GTTTCGCCGGCCCCTACGTCGGAGGCTTCGCCCGCTTCTGATCGGCGGGGGAGCCGGGTACTGACGTCGACGGGAGGCGTCGTCGAAGCGGTGATCCGGGCGGGGGCCCTCTCGCTGCTGGCGTTGGCGGCGGCCCTGCTCTTTGCCGTGCCCGCCGGGGCGGCGGTGCTCGCCTCGCTCGATCACACCACGGTCGCCGCCGGTGACTCGGTGCAGTTGACCTTGAGCAGCGACGGCGGCGACGGAGATCCCGATTTCACCCCGCTGGAGCGCGACTTCGATATCCTGGCGCGCAGCCAGAGCAGTCAGTTCCGTTTCGTCAACGGCCGCGTCACCAGCAGCAAAAGCTGGCAGCTGACCCTGATGCCCAAACACAGCGGCAAGTTGACCATTCCCCCGATCGCCGTCGGTGGCGCGCGCAGCAATGCGCTCACCCTGACCGTGCTGCCGCCGGGAAGCAGCCCGTCTGCGCCCAACGGCCGGGGCGGTACCGGTGGAGGGGCTGCGGCGGCACAGCAGGATCGGCCGCTGTTCGTCGAGGCGGCGGTGCAGCCGCGGCAGGTACGGGTGCAGCAGCAGTTGCTCTACACCGTGCGCATCTTCCGTGCCGTCAACCTGAGTCAGGCGCAGTTGAGCGAACCCGACGTGCCCCATGCCGTGGTGGTGCGGTTGGGGGAGGATCGCAGCTACCAGACGGTGCGCGGCGGGCGCCGCTATCTGGTCACCGAGCGACGTTACGCCATATTTCCGCAGCAGCGCGGCAAGCTGACCGTACCGCCGCTGCGGCTCGATGGCCGGATCGGTGTCGGTGGCATGTCGCTGTTCGACCCCTTCAACAGCCTTGGGCAGGTGGTGCGCCGTTTCTCCAACCCGGTGACGGTGACGGTGGAGGGGATTCCGGCGACATGGCCGGGGGGCGCGTGGCTGCCGGCGCGGGCGGTGACCCTGGAGCAGCACCTCTCCGACGGCCCCTACCGGGTGGGCGAGCCGATCACCCGCAGCGTGACGCTGCACGCCGACGGACTGACCGCGGCCCAGCTGCCGCAGCTGCTCGGCGATCCGCTGCCCGGTGGCCTCAAGCGCTACCCCGATCAGCCGCAGACCAGCGACGCCAAGGGGGCCGACGGGGTGCGCGGCACGCGGCGCGACAAGGAGGCGATCATCCCGCTGCACGGCGGCGACTTCACCCTGCCGGCGATCGACATCGCCTGGTGGAACAGCGATGCGCAACGGGTGGAGCACGCCCGCCTGCCGGAGCGCACGATTCATGTGGTCGGCACTCCTGCGGCCGTCGGGGGCGGGGCGGGAACAACGGCGGCGGCCGGTGCATCGCCTTCCACGGCGGTCACGCCGGCCGGCCATGCACAGCAGCAGCAGGGGGAGCAGCCGGCTAAGGCCCAGGCGGCCGCCGGCAGTGTGGGGCATCCCCGCGGTGCGAACGGTGCGGCAGGAAGGCTCCGTCGGTGGCAGGCAGCGGCACTCCTCTTCGCCCTCGCCTGGCTGGGGACACTCGGGCTGTGGTGGCGCACCCGCCGGCGGTTGGTCGAGGGATCGGCCGGGGAGGCGCCCGAGGTGGTCGCGCCGGCGGATGGAGAGGCGGTGTTGCGTCGCAGGATCGAGCGCGCACTGGATCGTGGCGATGCGGCGTCGCTGGTCGCCGATCTGGCCGCCTGGCGCCGCTGGTGGCGCGCCCGTGGGGTGGATCCGTCCGAGCGCGTGCCCGAGCTGACCCGGGAGATCGAGGCGCTGCACCGCCACCGCTACGGAGCAGAAGGCGAGGATGGCTCCTGGCGGGCCGACGGGCTGCGCGCCGCCTTTGCCGCCGCCTGCGCGGCACTCGATGGGATGAAGAAGGGGGGGGATGCGCCGCTGCCACCGCTCTATCGGGACGATCCGGCGGTGGTCAACAGCCTGGATTAG